One Arachis hypogaea cultivar Tifrunner chromosome 2, arahy.Tifrunner.gnm2.J5K5, whole genome shotgun sequence genomic window, AGTTTCATCAGATTTGCATCGTTCATCACTCTGACGGATCTAAACCCCAAGCCTCCAGATTTCTTCGGAGAGCATAGCTTTTTCCAGCTAAGTAAGTGGATTTTCTTACCAGAGTTATTACCTCCCCAAACGAAGCTCCTGCATATACTGTCAATCTTATCACAAACCCTCAAGGGAATTCTCATGGTTTGCATAATATAGGTTGGAATTGAAGCTAGAGCCGATTGGGTCAAGGTAACTCTGCCTGCCAGAGAGAGATTACGAGCCTTCCACGTACTCAACCGACTCATCATCCTATCAATAATAAACTAAAAGTCCTCAGTTTTAGTGCAGCCATGGAGGAGAGGAACACCCAGGTATTTGCCCAAATTTGAAGTTAGTTGCATACCTAAGGCTTCACTCAGTGACCTCTTACGACTGAAATTCACATTCTCAGAGAAGTAGACGCAAGACTTATCATAACTAACTTTTTGACCAGAACACCGACAAAACAGCTCAAGAATACCGCAAGTTAACTCCACCTGCTCCATTGATGCTTTCCCAAATAGAACGATATCATCAGCAAAACATAAATGTGACAACTTCGGACCTCCCCTATTCAGAGTGATCGGCTCCCAGATATTATGCTTAACGCCATTGTGATAATTTGTGATAGCCGTTCGATACACAACACAAATAAGTAGGGTGACATGGGGTCACCTTGTTGGATACCCCTAGAAGGAACGAAAGGATCCGAAGGAGTCCCATTTCACAATAGATTCATGTTTGCAGACGAATAGCAACTCACTATCAGATCGGTCAAATTCCGCGGCAAACCTGCCTCCTGGAGAGTATCCTGGATAAATCTCCAATTCAACCtgtcataagctttttcaagATCTATCTTGATTGCCATATAACCAGAAGTCCCTTTCTTATATCTGATAGAGTGTATAACCTCCTGTGCCACCAAAATATTATCAGCACTTTGCCTCCCGGAGACAAAACTGCACTGAGCAGGGCTTATGAGTTTGGACATGACTTCTTTCAACATGTTGGATATAATTTTAGTAACTATCTTATAAGAGACGTTACACAATCCAATAGGTCGAAAGTGGCTAAAATTCTCAGGAACCTCCCTTTTCGGAATCAGAGAAATATAGGTATTATTAACCTTCTTTATTTCTGTATGATCCACAAATACCTTTTTCACCCAATCTTCAACTGAGGTCTTCACAAGGCTCCATCCCAGTTGCTCTGGTAAAACATAGGGGGAAGACCGTCTGGTCCCGGGGCTTTCCAAGCTCCCATAGAAAAGATAGCCGCAGAGACTTCTTTCACTGCAACCATACGATCCAGGCGCCCAACCTCTTCGGACGTCCAAGTAGGGAACAGACCGGAAGCTACTAACTTCTCATATGGCTGATCATCAGCATAAAGTGAAAGAAAGTGGTTCATGCCCAATTGCTGAAGCTGAAACGTGTCATCTATCCAGTCACCATGTTGGTTCTTAAGCATTGTCACTCTGTTTCTCCGTCTTCTAGCAGTTGCCAAATTGTGGAAGTAGGAGGTATTGCGATCCCCATAATATATCCACTTACATCTTGAACATTGTTTCCAAAGTATCTCCTCTTGAATAAAAATTGCTTCCAGTTCTTTCCATAACTCAGTTTGGAGATCCTCCAAAAAAGGATTCACTTCGAAACCAAGTTTCAAGGAGATACCATTCAATCTGGCCAAAATTCTATTCTTTTTCAGATGAATATCACCAAAAACTTCCTTGTTCCAAACCTTTGCGGCCTCCATAAAATTAGTCACATTTTGGTCCAAAGAAATTTCATCCTTCGAGTTTGTCTTCAACATAGAATTAAAGTTCTCATGAGTCAACCATGAAGCCAAAAACCGAAAGGGACGACAGGAGGACGCAGCAGTACTATCAACCCAAAGCTCCAGAAAAATTAGGACATGGTCTGATTTGAGTTTGGGAAGATGCTTTACCACGGCGCTACTAAAGCGTTGGGACCAAGCTGCATTAGTTACGTATCTATCCAACTGTCTTCTAATAATTCCTTTTTGCCAGGTAAACGGCTGACCTTTAAAGCCCAGGTCCTGCAACCCACACTCTAACAGGCAATTCGCAAAACGATCATGGTCTCTAGAGAGACCAGAGTTACCCCTGTATCGGTAGCAGATAAGACACAATTAAAGTCCCCTCCTACACACCACTCACTAGTCAAATTATCAGCAATATTCAGACCTTCCCATAGACTAGTTCTCAACCCAATTTGTGGGGAGCCATAAACAATCGTAAAAAACCAAGGACTTTCCAAACCATATCTAAGTTTCATGTGGACATATTGTCTATGAGACATAAGGACCTCAAGATtccaaaaatttgaattccataaaATCCAGATGCCCCTGAAAAACTAAAACCTTCTTCAAGAAACCAATCTGAGAAACCAAATCTCTTTGCAATCTTATTCGCCTTTGGACCCGGTAGATGAGTTTCCAAAAGACACAACATATTGCAATTGAAATTCCTACATAAATCTTTAACCAAAGTAGAAAAACCTTTGCTACTAACACCTCTACAGTTCCAAGTAATAATATtcataagaaaaaataaacaaggaAGTAGAAAAGACAACCAACCGAAGCGGCCTTAATCAAGTAGAGCAGGAAGCTGGTGTGGTATCCACCACCATCCTTACGGACTCATCCTCCACTGCCAGGAAATCCGTCTGATTCAGGCATAAGCTAAGAATCTGAGTTGATCCAGGATCCGGCGGGTTAGCAGCGGCTAGTGCTTCTTCTTTCGCATTTCCCCTCAGAAACTTTAGTGCTGCGAGAGCCTCCTTCGAGGGTTGATGAATCGGAGTGAAAGGCACGCCATTTAAGAACAGCTCTTCATCCCCCGCCACATACTTCATCTGCTTCATCAAATTTAAAGTCCTCCAGTACTCTGTATCTTTTCGCTCCAAGTTAACTTTAGAGACCCCCTCCACTACCTCTTTTCCTTTTACCAATGATTCCTCCGTACTCTTTGCTCCACCCTCCTTCTCACGAGAACTCCTCCCTTCTTGGGTTTTAGAAGTACCTTTCGGCCCAGCTAGCCTGCTCTTAGAGGAGGAGGTGTGTTTGGGCAGCTCTAGCTTCTTAGTCTTTTCCGCTTGTACTGAGTGCTTATTTGATGGAAAACCTTCTTTATGAACATGTGCTTCTATATTGGACTCCTCTTGTTCTACATATTCCAAAGATCGAAAACGTGAACCTGACCCAATTGGGTTACCTGTCTGGATTGAGGTCCCAACATTACCGTTGCTTTGATTAAATCTGCGCTGGGGTTTCTTAGCCAACATCCACGGCCCAAACACTCCTGAAGAATCAGCTCTTGCCGTCAAATTTGAAATCCCCTGAGCCACAGGATTTTGTTCCAACACATTAGGCGACGGTTGAGATGGATAAGGAACAGTTAAATTCGACTTGTCCGCAATAATCGCCATTGTTGCATCTCGAGGATCCCCGAGGACCTTACTACCCTCCATTGTAACTTCTCTGCTCTCCTTCTCCGGTCACCTACTCTCTGGGAAACCATCAATTCTATGCCCATACTTACCGCAACCAAAGCAGATAAGATGGAGACCTTCGTACTCTACCTTAAACTCCTTTCCGAGAACTTTTATAGCTGGGACAAGCTGGTTCCGCAGATCCACCTCCACACATAAGCGGGCAAACTTTCTCCTAGAGTGTATAGAAGTAGTTTGATCAATTTTTAACATTGTTCCGATCTTTCCACCTGCCCGCCATAGGAAGTGATAGGTGTAGAGTTCAACCGGCGGCAGCTCCGGAATTCTCACCCATACTGCTAAGTTTTGCATTGCATCCTCTGACGGTTGAAACAACGGCCTCCATCTTTATACTAACAAGTAGTGTCCTGCCACCTGCCATGGCCCTTCAAAGAGCGCGTGATTATAGTCACCTTCGTTGTCAAAGCGCACCAGGAAAAACTCTCCAGTCCGATCAATTACCTTCACATCCCCGTTCTTAGACCAAAAACGGTAAACCCACGAATCCATAGATCGAATCCAATATTCTTACCGAGTACCTTGACAATAAGAGAAAGCTTCCATGGACGACACCATTCGTCATACTCTGCCAATCTCACCGGCTTTGGATTGAAGGGAGCTGCTCTGCCGGCACCGTCTTTAGATACCTCCTCCAACATATAGTCCTATGCTATCATCTGAACAATTTCCTCCGGTGAAAGAGATGTTCCCGCACCTCCCATCAAGAGTATATCCTTATAAGAGACTTCACATACTCTGCTTCCGCCGTTTGACTTTAGCTTTGACGAGGTCACTCCTTTTTCAAAATCGGATGGTACCCTCTGTTCCTTCTCCTGGCTACTCTCAAAACTTGGGAAACCATTCACACATGTCCGCTGATCTTCTGTTTTCCTCTGCCTCTGCGTCTAGTAGCACTTCATCCCCGTTAGGTTTGACCTTCTTAGTGCTGCGGTTCATCAAGTCTTCTTCTTAGAAAGTCGTTTCATCGGGCGCCATCACTCTCTCACTCATTTAGAGTTTTTTGATGTACTctctaaaattttattacttataattctattaattgatattttttctaatttttctgtTCTTGATTCTGTATGTTTATACAAATACTTTTCtattatataatagtataatactaACCAGACACAAAAATTGTCATTGGCATTTGCGTTCTCTAATTATATTACAGTAGAAAAACATTTCTTCTATTATCTTTtccttttatctatttattttagtATCAATATGTCTCGATTTTCCTTCTTTCATCTCtcatacaattttttttcttttattatcgtTCTCCTCCTGCCTCCACCATAacgttatattattttaataatattatatcttttttattagatTGAATATTATTAAGTGTATACCATAAGAGCGATTTTTAATTCTAATAAAGAGAAATTAATTTTACCAAATTCATATACTATTTGACTGCATTTGGTTTAGAGAAACACTAAAAATATGAGACATGAATACTAAAatacataaacaaaaaaaatttctttgtattttatttgataataaattaaatacaagATATACAAACTATTAGAAACCTTTTGTAAAATACTAAtttaacaatggaaaataaatttgaGAATTTAATTGACAACCAAAATTACTCTTAAACTGTAAAAAAGTACATATAAAAAAATGTGAGTATAAAATATGTTGTCTGAAAATATCCTTTTTTATCCTTTATGTATtgaagtatatataaaaaaaaaaaaaaacatattttcttATTCTCTCTTCTTTCTGTGCTAATGTAGATTGCAGACTCAATCTTAATAGTATTTGTTGTCTATATATAGTTTAATGCttaataaataatattgtttTTCATATCTCTTGCCAATTTAATGTTTACTGTTAATTGcacttaattatttataattattattttattttttatttttgtaaaacgaCTAAATCAATAATGAAGATTAATATCCGAATAACAAGTAAAAGAACAACATGAAGATTATTCAAGTCTATACCAAGCATTACACAATAGAAGAAATAGTAAGGGTGTATATTGTTCGGTCTGGTTCGAAGATTCGATCTAAATCTGAACATATTAGAGACTAGTCTGatataattttattgggtttaggATCAAGTATGGATTTTAAAAATAGATCCAGTCATTATTTAAAGGCGGGTTTAAGTCAAGACTAATCCAATTTCACTCGATTCATGTGCATCCTAAAAGAACTAAAAAaggtatatatgttttaaattaattttaatattatattatattaattataagcttattattttatttttaatcacacttgttgaattagaaaatatatcaaagaagtattaaattaaaattatagataaattCAAGTTTAAATATGGATATCAACTTTTCGATAACAAATttattctttataaataagtgcatcataaataagtttctttataaataagtttttttataaattattgctAAAGTTTTAAAAATCCGATTTAAATCTGGTATAATTGTGTCCCGAAAATATTTAAGTTTCATCGGATTTAGAGTCGGATtagaatctaaaaaataaattcgATGTATATTTGTGATTGAATCTAAATTAAAACAAACCTAATTTCACTCTATCCATGCACACCACTTTTAATACAAGACATTTCTCATCAAATTAGGAATTCAGAGGCTGCTGCATATTCTTTCAAGGTTGCATTATTCTTTCAAACACTCATTTTTCTTCCAACATGGTgtcaaataaagaaaaatgagCGACGTTGCATTATTCTTTCAAAGAAAAATGATTTTTAGagcagtttaaaaaaaaaaacaaaagaagaagaatgttGTATACAATTGTTACCAAAAATAGTAGCCCTATTATTTGCAGAACAAAAAAAACGTGGAATCATATCCTTGCTATGTAATTATGCAAAATATAAATGATTAATAAcctataaaaatatcatttatactTGAAATATAAATTTATGCGTATATTCTGGTTGCTGTGATGAGCGATTGAGCGAACACTATAATTCACGAATATATATTGGTAAATGCattgaattatattaaataatattatggtAAGTGAATATCGTTCTCACGAGAATTAATAAATTGAGCaaacaatgattaattgattattttaattaGACAAATTTAAAACTTGATTGAAGAGAATTAAGTGTCAAAATAGAGAAGTAACAAAAAGTAAATTATGAATGATtagaagaaaataatataaatgAATGTGTTAAAGCCTTGAAGatgtttaaattttaagataaacACTTTTTACTAtctactttaatcatgcaaagaTGTATTTATTGCCAAACCGTAAATAATTAAATCTCAATTCCTTTGATAATTAAATTTCTCTTAACTTAATTAATCGCCAATATCTTGATTAATTAACTATGATGAGAGGTAAGCACGATTCCTAATTTAAAGTCATACAATTTTTAAAGACTAATCCTAGTTAATTTTGTGTCACTTATTAAGACTAATTTTAGACACTTGAAGAATTATGAAAAGAAGTTTCAAATTGATTCAGTGATTAACATTTTTTaaggtaataaaaaaatttaagttaattaaaaattattttttaatacattCTAATTTTTAATACGAAGAATGGAACTTACTTCTTAAATAAAAGATCAATACAttaatcaaaagtaaaaaaacgataatattaatccatcaaaataaccaaaacttctaattttaataaaagagaattaattgCTCATAATTAGAAATGAAAACATactgtaaaataataaaagataagatgTCCTGAAAAAAATTCTTTGgacttatttatattctaactgAAACCTAACTTttaaattcaaacaaatcaaatatttccTAATCAATCTAAATTAAAAGTGATATTCCCATTATAACTAAAATTCAAACAGAATAATTCTTCAGTGTTTGGTCTTTATCAAAATCATGGGCTAGCATGTGATCTTAGGCTTGGCATGGCACTTGGTAGGAGTGGTGTTGCACGCCTTCGTCCTTGCCTCCTTGGAGGTTGCTTCTAGTCTTGGCGTTACACTTGAGAAGTGAGGTGGTGTTGCACTTAAAAGCTTGGTTTGATTTTGGCGTGGCACTTAGTGGAGTGGCATGGGACACCACTTTCTTGATGATGGTCGAAGGCACGTAACGCCAAGGCTTAGGCCTTGTTGGTGGTGGTGTGAGCCGAAAGTCAGTTTAGAAATTTTTTAAATGTAAAGATCATGTTGTCTCAACCGACACGGTGATTCACAACtaaagattaatttaaaaggTTTGTCACAATTAAAACAAATATCAAATGGGAGTTTGAAATCCCAAATCGTCTCCCATGGAGCTAATAATTTGAGTGCACAAGTTTAATTgtgaaattaaaatttcaatgaTAAAGCGAAAAATTAAAGAatcaaagaataataaaaatgcaaTTAATGAagtaataaaggaattaaagaacaatCGATGCAAGTAAAGAAAAAGAGGCAAAATTAAGCTAAGTGAATTGTGATTCGAGACATAAATAGAACCTTGGCTTGGATTGAGTTAAAGAATCCTTTCCTTGTCATAACTATAATTATggtaattataattgattaatctCACCTAGTTAATCCTTAACATCAAAAAATATGTCAAGCGAGCACAATtgttcttaatccacaaatcATAACTAACTTACTAATTGTCTTAGTAAAaaactagcgttagtggaaaaaaGAACAACTAACtgttggaataaattattttattaactcaaatcatccatattaaatcaccaaaatatatcataatgcggaagcgtaTCTTTACTCATAAAAGTCAGAAATTAATGGAAAGATTTGGATCTTGTAATTCTTTCGATCTTCCTTCACCAAAACCTTCTGTATCCCTAGGCAGCTGAattgcaactcttttgatggggaaagagcaacaaaggcggctttggtatattggggactgAAATCCTGAAGGTACTATTTacatttgagcatggcacccattaaaccctaaatcccaaataaaatagtatctaaagtctaaaagataatatatctaaaatccaaaagataattatctaaagaacaaaagataatatccgattttattctcatttaattccaaatcaaaagtaataatgacttattcaatttagcatttaaaataataaatgagatcactaatatataagtcatttaatttgaaatagcataatttgtgattataattaatatatgtattgcacacaaacaaattaggaaattaaaataatttcctaacaatctcccactttacctatacatatattctttcttgacatagtcacattttataaattttatgcgcGCATTTGAATGttatttctctcattactttaacaatctggtccgtctcatacattagatatggaactaccgcagcttttatcacattaatgtcgtgactaaaccacgacaatcaccatcctaatatacttaacgacatagatcaaatttggatgagtaatatggaatttacatgccaagtgatctcatgcatgtctatttccaactattccaactttaaaactttattgaaatcaaatacaaaacaaatattgcaaaataaatatttcacataacatgaaataaaccatcaacttaattctgcagaaaaataattcaatatctgtcatagaacatatagcataaaataaactcccactaaatcaaggcatcacaaatattgacacccatccgagcagtgtgcccatgaaagactttagggatcaattCCTTGATTAATGGGTCTGCTAGGATATATTATGTTCCTATATGTTCTATGaaaatctgtttttttttttaattttttccttgacaattaagaacttgatgtctatatgtttcgattttgtcaagctcttattgttgttggagtataaTACTGCTGACTTGTTGTCACAGAATATCTTTAATGGcttttcaatgtcatctactatacaAAAGCTCATTAACAAAGTTTTGCAACTATATGCCATGTTTGGATGCCTCAAAGCAAGTAACATATTCTGCCTCTACTATTGAGGAAGCTACAAGAGTCTGTTTGTTAGACTTCCATGCAATAGCTCCTCCAGCCAAAATGAAGATGCAGCTTGAAGTAGAGCGTCTACTGTCTTGGCATCCCGCAAAATCAGAATTATAATACCcaattctctccaaattttctgatctccgataagTAAGCATGCAATCCTTTATTCTCTTCAGATAGCGCATTATGCGTTTAACAACTATCCAATGATCCATGCccggattgctcaagtatctatCCAATACTCCCACTATAAATGCTATATCGGGACGTGtgcagacttgagcatacattaaactccctagtgctgatgcataaggtttatcatgcattgctgTCCTTTCAAGATAATTTTTAGGGCATTGCTTGAGACTGAACATGTCTCCTTTAACTACGGGTGTATCCATTGGTCTACAACTTTCCatgccatatctacttaaaatctttttgaTATAATTCTTTTGTaataatccaagaataccttgagaacaatctcttagtatctcgattcctaatacaaaagaggcattaccaagatctttcatttcaaatttgttcgatagaaatttcttagtttcatgcaacaagcctatatcgttactggcaagtagaatgtcatcaacatataagaccaaaaaaatgtatttactcccactgaacttgcggtatacacactCATCTATGATATTCACCTTAAAACCGtatgaggtaatgacttgatgaaacttgtgataccattgacgggaagcttgtttgagaccatagatggattTCTTTAACTTACAAACCATAAATTTTGAATCACCTGATACAAAATTTGCTGGTTGTACCATATACATCGTTTTATCAATGTCACCATTAAAAAACGCTGTCTTTACATCCATCTGATGTAGCTCCAAGTCAAAATGAGCTACTAGTGCCATTATGGTTCTAAAAGAGTCTTTCGATGATACTAGAGAGAAAGTCTCTTTATAGTCTATACCTTCTTTTTTTAGTAAAGCCTTTAGCGACTAGACGAGCTTTATATCTCTCGACATTACCCTTAGAATCCCTTTTGGTTTTAAATATCCATTTACAACCAATTGGTTTCACACCTTCAGGTAATTCCACGAGATCCCAAATGTCATTGTCTTTCATagacttcatctcttctttcatgGCATCGATCCACTTTTCAGAGTTAGAACTTTGCATGGCTTGAAGAAAATTGATTGGGTCATTTTCTGTCAAACCAATGCCATCCTCATGTTCTTGGAGATAGACAATATATTAATTCCAAATTGCACTTCTCCTTTCTCTTATGGATCTCTTTAATTGTAACACCCCGTTACCCAAAGCCTTACCCCGCGCCATAAAGTAAAGGATAATGAAGTATAACAAAAATTCTAAGGCtcgtataatattatatatataaagaaagaaatagtaatactagaaggccgataaaggaataaaagctcaaaTTGCATAAAGCGGAATTACAAAACACGAAGCGTTCACACACGACAACTAAATGCGTAGGCACAAATAGGACAAGACATAATACATATAAACCTTGTAGATAACTTCAGGATACACAAGACAATAATCaaattaacaatatatatatatatatatatatatatatatatatatatatatatatatatataagtatgaaaTACCAAAAAGAGAACTAGTCACAGCCTATGGCGTTTAGGCTGACTAGCTAAACTGAAATACAAAGGGTTTTTGAAGTttaaaacaacttatacaacttatctctcaagtcAAGCCTCTAAGTTCATAAAGTCTAAAACAGAAAGGTGAGAGAAAGTACTACAGCAAAATAAAACAGAAGTAAACAAGGAAGGAACCATACTCCACTCTGTCACCATGTCTACAATTTTACCGAGGTGAAttacgacctacatctgaaaaacaacaacaaagtatggaatgagaaccggaggttctcagtatggtaacagtgcccaatttGTAAGATGTAAAGTTCCGGGACGCCGAAGGTAATTCTAGAACTTCACACCAATCAGATATCTAAGCTtagcaaaaataaataacttaaaccataaacaataaacaatggtatctaaacttaggggatttctaactaaaactagtcacaccgctgtatcccacagccttcgccaacctaacctccgtgcgaccCCATCGCCACCGTCTACCTAACCTCTTCAGCACCAGACAATAACaaataatgcaagcaagtaatacACAGTTAATATTCAAATATAGCATGTAATTCAAGATgcaagtaggcatgttatacattTAGGCAAACTGCAAGtagtcaaagcaa contains:
- the LOC112727095 gene encoding uncharacterized protein gives rise to the protein MKLRYGLESPWFFTIVYGSPQIGLRTSLWEGLNIADNLTSEWCVGGDFNCVLSATDTGDLGFKGQPFTWQKGIIRRQLDRYVTNAAWSQRFSSAVVKHLPKLKSDHVLIFLELWVDSTAASSCRPFRFLASWLTHENFNSMLKTNSKDEISLDQNVTNFMEAAKVWNKEVFGDIHLKKNRILARLNGISLKLGFEVNPFLEDLQTELWKELEAIFIQEEILWKQCSRCKWIYYGDRNTSYFHNLATARRRRNRVTMLKNQHGDWIDDTFQLQQLGMNHFLSLYADDQPYEKLVASGLFPTWTSEEVGRLDRMVAVKEVSAAIFSMGAWKAPGPDGLPPMFYQSNWDGAL
- the LOC140177153 gene encoding uncharacterized protein; this encodes MLEEVSKDGAGRAAPFNPKPVRLAEYDEWCRPWKLSLIVKVLEDAMQNLAVWVRIPELPPVELYTYHFLWRAGGKIGTMLKIDQTTSIHSRRKFARLCVEVDLRNQLVPAIKVLGKEFKVEYEGLHLICFGCGKYGHRIDGFPESR
- the LOC140177154 gene encoding secreted RxLR effector protein 161-like; this translates as MYAQVCTRPDIAFIVGVLDRYLSNPGMDHWIVVKRIMRYLKRIKDCMLTYRRSENLERIGYYNSDFAGCQDSRRSTSSCIFILAGGAIAWKSNKQTLVASSIVEAEYVTCFEASKHGI